One part of the Brevundimonas sp. NIBR11 genome encodes these proteins:
- a CDS encoding amidohydrolase family protein has product MKAVIAGAVFALLTGTVASAQDGTTAPAAGAVTLVQAGHLLDRPGQAPRGASTVVIRDGKVEAVRDGFVGPDAFPGASIVDLRDRFVLPGLIDSHVHLTSDRAGQAGLLADFTDSLPARAYEAAGNARDTLMAGFTTVRNLGDEGGVTLALRDATARHEIAGPRIIDAGRSISTTSGHMDARLSLADDIRELMGDQENVCNGLESCREAVRIQVGRGADVIKIATTGGVNSRIGAGLGAQMFEDEARALIETAHLYGKKVAVHAHGADGIDLALRLGADSIEHGTIFDDDTIRLFRESGAYYVPTLSTVNGYRTRLAADPHAYPPEVLPKILWRIEITGRSLQAAVPAGVKIAFGTDAGVSLHGRNADEFELMVQYGMTPMAAIQAATVNAADLLGLSAEVGSLEPGKRADLIAVEGDPLTDVTVLKAVEFVMRDGRIYRNDES; this is encoded by the coding sequence ATGAAGGCTGTGATCGCGGGGGCCGTCTTCGCCCTGCTGACCGGGACCGTCGCCAGCGCCCAGGACGGGACCACGGCGCCCGCCGCCGGCGCCGTCACTCTGGTCCAGGCGGGCCATCTGCTGGATCGCCCGGGACAAGCCCCACGCGGCGCCTCCACCGTCGTCATCCGCGACGGCAAGGTCGAAGCGGTGCGAGACGGGTTCGTCGGACCTGACGCCTTCCCCGGCGCGTCCATCGTCGATCTGCGCGACCGTTTCGTCCTGCCCGGCCTGATCGACAGCCATGTGCATCTGACCTCCGACCGCGCCGGGCAGGCGGGGCTGCTGGCCGATTTCACCGACAGCCTGCCGGCCCGCGCCTATGAGGCGGCCGGCAATGCCCGCGACACCCTGATGGCAGGCTTCACCACCGTGCGAAATCTGGGCGACGAGGGCGGGGTGACCCTGGCGCTGCGCGACGCCACCGCCCGTCACGAGATCGCCGGGCCTCGCATCATCGACGCGGGACGGTCCATCTCGACGACCTCGGGCCATATGGACGCGCGCCTGAGCCTCGCCGACGACATTCGCGAACTGATGGGCGATCAGGAGAACGTCTGTAACGGGCTCGAGAGCTGCCGCGAGGCCGTGCGCATCCAGGTCGGACGCGGCGCCGACGTCATCAAGATCGCCACGACCGGAGGGGTGAACAGCCGTATCGGCGCGGGTCTGGGCGCCCAGATGTTCGAGGACGAGGCCCGCGCCCTGATCGAGACGGCGCACCTGTACGGCAAGAAGGTCGCCGTTCACGCCCACGGCGCCGACGGCATCGACCTGGCGCTGCGTCTAGGCGCGGACTCGATCGAGCACGGCACCATCTTCGACGACGACACCATCCGCCTGTTCCGCGAGTCGGGCGCCTATTACGTTCCGACGCTGTCGACGGTGAATGGCTATCGCACGCGTCTAGCGGCGGATCCCCACGCCTATCCGCCCGAGGTCCTGCCCAAGATCCTGTGGCGGATCGAGATCACCGGCCGGTCGCTGCAGGCCGCGGTCCCGGCGGGGGTGAAGATCGCCTTCGGCACCGACGCGGGCGTCTCCCTGCACGGCCGCAACGCCGACGAGTTCGAGCTGATGGTCCAGTACGGCATGACCCCCATGGCCGCCATCCAGGCCGCCACCGTCAACGCCGCCGACCTGCTGGGCCTGTCGGCCGAAGTCGGCTCGCTCGAGCCCGGCAAGCGCGCCGATCTGATCGCGGTCGAGGGCGATCCGCTGACGGACGTGACGGTGCTCAAGGCGGTGGAGTTCGTAATGCGTGACGGGCGGATTTATCGGAACGATGAAAGCTGA
- the bioB gene encoding biotin synthase BioB — MTDLSLPRHDWTLPEVEALFARPFMELVFEAATVHRRWFDPSEVQKSQLLSIKTGGCAENCGYCSQSASFDTGLKAEKLMDTTAVLAEAMAAKAGGASRFCMGAAWRELKDRDTPKLAAMISGVKALGLETCATLGMLTADQAKQLKAAGLDYYNHNLDTGPEYYAEVVTTRTYQDRLDTLEHVRDAGMSTCCGGIVGMGESRRDRAGLLHALATLPVHPDSLPVNALVPVTGTPLGERVLKSGEIDPIEFVRTVAVARIVCPKAMVRLSAGRETMSPEMQALCFLAGANSIFVGGKLLTTPNPEQDEDAKLFALLDLKPMEPTRVEAAA, encoded by the coding sequence ATGACCGATCTGTCCCTGCCCCGTCACGACTGGACCTTGCCCGAGGTGGAGGCCCTGTTCGCTCGTCCGTTCATGGAACTGGTGTTCGAGGCCGCGACCGTTCACCGCCGCTGGTTCGATCCGTCCGAGGTGCAGAAGTCCCAGCTCCTGTCGATCAAGACCGGCGGCTGCGCCGAGAACTGCGGCTACTGCTCGCAGTCCGCCAGTTTCGACACAGGGCTCAAGGCCGAGAAGCTGATGGACACGACCGCCGTCCTCGCCGAGGCCATGGCGGCCAAGGCGGGCGGGGCGAGCCGCTTCTGCATGGGCGCCGCGTGGCGCGAGCTGAAAGACCGTGACACGCCCAAACTCGCCGCCATGATTTCGGGGGTGAAGGCGCTGGGGCTGGAGACCTGCGCGACGCTGGGCATGCTGACCGCCGATCAGGCGAAACAGCTGAAGGCGGCCGGACTCGACTACTACAACCATAACCTCGACACCGGGCCGGAATACTACGCCGAGGTGGTCACGACCCGGACCTATCAGGATCGTCTCGATACGCTGGAGCATGTCCGCGACGCCGGGATGTCGACCTGCTGCGGCGGGATCGTCGGCATGGGCGAGAGCCGGCGGGACCGGGCGGGCCTGCTGCATGCGCTCGCCACCCTGCCGGTCCATCCCGACAGTCTGCCGGTGAATGCGCTGGTGCCCGTCACCGGCACGCCCCTGGGCGAACGGGTCCTCAAGAGCGGCGAGATCGATCCGATCGAGTTCGTCCGCACCGTCGCCGTCGCCCGGATCGTCTGTCCGAAGGCCATGGTCCGCCTGTCGGCCGGGCGCGAGACCATGAGCCCGGAGATGCAGGCGCTGTGCTTCCTCGCCGGAGCCAACTCCATCTTCGTCGGGGGCAAGCTCCTGACCACGCCCAATCCGGAACAGGACGAGGACGCGAAGCTGTTCGCCCTGCTGGACCTGAAACCGATGGAGCCCACTCGGGTCGAGGCGGCGGCGTAA